In the genome of Methylophaga nitratireducenticrescens, one region contains:
- a CDS encoding bifunctional GNAT family N-acetyltransferase/carbon-nitrogen hydrolase family protein has protein sequence MAHEELHLNLRNLTLEDYDQLKNLMDTVYDDIGGAWPQPTIEGLITQFQDGQICIEDSGELIAVALTVMVSYERFSNPHTYDDLILKNDKIWHNPKGDSLYGLDVFIHPEYRGYRLGRRLYEARKELCRSMNLRAILAGGRIPNYHKFADKLSPAEYIEQVSRKEIYDPILTFQLSNDFQVMRLMHKYLPEDEKSLGHATLLDWNNILYTPPTSLLDVKKTQVRLGAVQWQMREFHSVEEVLKQVEYFVDALSDYKSDFALFPEFFNAPLMGLTDQMDQTRAIRYLASFTEQFRDEMSEMAVSYNINIITGSMPLLENDRVYNVSYLCHRDGRVEEQRKIHITPHERRDWVIEGGNKFQVFETDAGRIAIMICYDIEFPELGRIAAEQEVDIIFVPFWTDTKNSYLRVRHCARARAIENECYVAITGSVGNLPKVENLDVQYAQSSVFSPSDFAFPHDAIMAETTPNSEMIMFSDLDLDKLKLVRNEGAVTNLKDRRADLYELFIKQKD, from the coding sequence ATGGCCCACGAAGAGCTGCATCTGAATTTACGTAATCTGACACTGGAAGATTACGATCAGCTCAAAAATCTGATGGACACGGTATATGACGATATTGGCGGCGCCTGGCCCCAACCCACAATTGAAGGATTGATTACTCAGTTTCAGGATGGACAGATTTGCATTGAAGATTCAGGTGAACTGATTGCGGTAGCGCTAACTGTCATGGTCAGTTATGAGCGGTTCAGCAATCCGCATACCTATGATGATTTAATCCTGAAAAACGACAAAATCTGGCATAACCCGAAAGGTGATTCATTGTATGGACTGGATGTATTTATCCATCCAGAATATCGGGGCTACCGCTTGGGACGACGTTTATACGAAGCGCGTAAGGAATTATGCCGTTCAATGAATCTACGCGCTATTCTGGCCGGTGGACGAATCCCGAATTATCACAAATTTGCTGACAAGCTTTCACCTGCCGAGTACATCGAACAGGTTTCGCGCAAAGAGATTTACGATCCCATCCTGACCTTCCAGTTATCCAATGACTTTCAGGTGATGCGATTAATGCACAAATATCTTCCGGAAGATGAAAAATCATTAGGCCATGCCACATTACTGGACTGGAACAATATTCTTTATACTCCACCAACCTCATTGTTGGATGTTAAAAAAACTCAGGTTCGTCTGGGGGCAGTGCAATGGCAGATGCGGGAGTTTCATTCAGTTGAGGAAGTGCTTAAACAGGTTGAATACTTTGTTGATGCGTTATCGGATTATAAAAGTGACTTCGCCCTGTTTCCGGAGTTTTTCAATGCGCCATTGATGGGGCTGACTGATCAGATGGATCAGACCCGGGCAATACGCTATTTGGCCAGCTTTACCGAACAGTTCCGTGATGAAATGTCGGAAATGGCGGTCAGCTACAACATCAATATTATTACCGGCTCCATGCCATTATTGGAAAATGATCGGGTTTACAATGTGTCTTATCTTTGTCACCGTGACGGTCGGGTGGAAGAACAGCGTAAAATTCATATCACCCCACATGAACGTCGTGACTGGGTGATTGAAGGTGGCAATAAATTTCAGGTGTTTGAAACCGATGCCGGCCGGATCGCTATCATGATTTGTTATGACATAGAATTTCCCGAACTGGGCCGAATTGCTGCCGAGCAGGAAGTGGATATTATTTTTGTGCCGTTCTGGACTGATACCAAAAACAGCTACCTACGAGTACGTCATTGTGCCAGAGCCAGAGCAATTGAAAATGAATGTTATGTTGCTATCACTGGAAGTGTTGGCAACTTACCAAAAGTGGAAAACCTGGATGTGCAGTATGCCCAATCCTCGGTATTTTCGCCTTCTGATTTTGCCTTCCCTCACGATGCCATCATGGCCGAAACCACGCCTAACAGTGAGATGATCATGTTTTCCGATCTGGATCTGGACAAACTTAAACTGGTTCGTAATGAAGGGGCAGTGACCAATCTGAAAGATCGCCGCGCCGATCTCTACGAACTATTTATCAAACAAAAAGATTAA
- a CDS encoding aminotransferase-like domain-containing protein — protein MMRLWKARIEADAKSKYLGIVEALEADIYSGYVKAGDRLPSQRAIAGSLKVDLTTVTRAFNEARRRGLIDATTGRGSYVRQHVENKLISHTSGSRPLLDLSMNNPPQPESADLQHHIPRSIAQLISGADRILQLHYQDSAGNPHDRSAASGWLKQTIENVTAERTLITSGAQSALYAILHCMAQPGDNIACGEFVYPGLKSAAEQLGLILQPLAMDEEGVIPFSFEQACREQTIKAIYLVPTMDNPTTATMSLVRRQQIVEMANEYDIIIIEDDPYSPLQTQTSKAIVDLAADRTWYIRTLSKCITPALRLAYVIAPSNSQALGLANVLRAISVMASPLMAALVSHWIYDGHINRFAEAIREENRLRQQIASQFLAGMNFFRHPEGHHIWLQLPSCWQANAFAEQATVLGVSVVACNNFGFSSHQRQAVRLSLGLSPDHATLSQALSILRGLLVQPATTSHHII, from the coding sequence ATGATGCGTTTGTGGAAAGCCCGAATTGAAGCGGATGCCAAATCCAAATATCTTGGCATCGTTGAAGCGCTGGAAGCGGATATCTATTCCGGTTATGTCAAAGCGGGTGATCGGCTACCATCGCAACGTGCTATTGCTGGCTCCTTAAAGGTGGATTTGACCACAGTTACCCGTGCTTTCAATGAAGCCCGTCGACGTGGATTAATTGATGCGACAACCGGACGTGGCAGTTATGTACGACAGCATGTGGAAAACAAGCTTATTTCACACACATCCGGCTCACGTCCATTATTGGATCTCAGCATGAATAACCCTCCCCAGCCGGAATCTGCCGACTTACAGCATCACATTCCACGCAGTATTGCTCAGCTTATTTCTGGAGCTGATCGTATATTGCAGTTGCATTATCAGGATAGCGCGGGTAATCCGCATGATCGGAGTGCTGCATCTGGCTGGCTGAAACAAACCATAGAAAATGTCACGGCAGAACGTACGTTGATTACGAGCGGGGCACAATCAGCTTTATATGCAATTTTACATTGTATGGCTCAGCCGGGCGATAACATTGCCTGCGGTGAATTTGTTTATCCCGGTTTGAAATCGGCTGCTGAACAACTTGGATTGATATTACAACCGTTAGCCATGGATGAAGAGGGTGTTATTCCTTTTTCATTTGAACAGGCTTGTCGGGAACAGACAATCAAAGCCATTTATCTGGTGCCAACAATGGATAATCCGACAACGGCCACCATGTCATTAGTGCGTCGTCAGCAAATAGTTGAGATGGCCAATGAATATGACATTATCATTATTGAAGATGACCCTTATTCTCCACTGCAGACCCAGACCAGTAAAGCCATAGTCGATTTAGCGGCCGATCGTACCTGGTATATACGGACGCTTTCCAAATGTATAACGCCTGCTTTGCGATTAGCCTATGTGATTGCTCCCAGCAATTCACAAGCACTCGGCCTTGCCAATGTGTTACGGGCCATTAGTGTAATGGCTTCACCGTTAATGGCTGCGCTTGTTTCACACTGGATTTATGATGGACATATTAATCGGTTTGCTGAAGCTATCCGTGAGGAAAACCGTCTGCGACAGCAGATAGCCAGTCAGTTTTTAGCCGGGATGAATTTCTTCCGACATCCGGAAGGCCACCATATCTGGCTGCAGCTCCCTAGTTGTTGGCAGGCGAATGCCTTTGCTGAACAAGCTACGGTGTTGGGTGTCTCAGTGGTGGCATGTAACAATTTTGGGTTCAGTAGCCATCAGCGACAAGCGGTGAGGTTGTCGTTGGGATTATCTCCGGATCATGCGACTTTGTCACAGGCATTGAGTATATTACGTGGATTATTAGTTCAACCCGCGACGACATCACATCACATCATTTGA
- a CDS encoding heavy metal translocating P-type ATPase, whose protein sequence is MAQQIVQLQLSGMRCAACANTIEKALKKMSSVKSAQVNYANEKATIRGEQLEADVLINAIEQAGYQAQLIDIEHREDNRQDLQKIQLYKFIAAAILSLPLLYSMIGHFSWTRDLPIPAVLMNAWVQMALATPVQFIIGWQFYRGSYYALKNLSANMDVLVALGTSAAYFYSVWLTFKFGAMAAHDGLYFETSAVLITLILLGKWFEARAKGHTSEAIRKLLKLQPQQALRESADGQTQLVSVKELQQGDIVQIKPGQQIPVDGVIVEGQSAVDESMLTGESMPVEKSVNDKVVGATFNKNGFLRVRATHLGEDAALARIVRVVEQAQGSKAPIQRLADKVSGVFVPVVVVIALITFLLWWLWFTPGDIGRALETMVAVLVIACPCALGLATPTSIMAGSGRAAEAGILFKQADTLELTQSLTAIVFDKTGTLTQGKPALTDFLLAEDYEKSVIAGIVIAIESKSEHPLAQAIVDGLKAQNTQNVLVENFTALSGYGVMGNAEVYGKTSQIRLGTKKLMQDHDMDMGDWQTQQQQLEKQGKTAMLIAVDQRVIGLLAVADTIRDTAKPAISALKKRGLQVIMLTGDNQLTADAIALELGIDKVIAEVLPEHKADKIRELRQQGQVVAMVGDGINDAPALAEADVGIAMGSGTDVAIETADIALMRTDLNAVDAAIQLSHLTVRNIRQNLFWAFGYNSLGIPIAAAGLLAPWVAGAAMAFSSLSVVLNALRLQRVKTHSSS, encoded by the coding sequence ATGGCTCAGCAAATTGTGCAATTGCAACTCAGCGGCATGCGGTGTGCTGCCTGTGCGAACACCATTGAAAAAGCGCTGAAAAAAATGTCTTCGGTGAAATCGGCGCAGGTGAATTATGCCAATGAAAAGGCCACGATTCGTGGCGAACAGCTTGAAGCAGATGTTTTGATAAACGCCATTGAACAAGCCGGCTATCAGGCGCAATTAATTGATATTGAGCATCGGGAGGATAATCGACAGGATTTACAGAAAATCCAGTTATATAAATTTATTGCCGCAGCAATTTTATCTCTGCCGTTGCTTTACAGCATGATCGGTCATTTTAGCTGGACCCGTGATCTGCCTATTCCGGCAGTTTTAATGAATGCCTGGGTGCAAATGGCTTTAGCGACTCCAGTACAGTTTATTATCGGCTGGCAGTTTTATCGTGGTAGTTATTACGCTTTAAAAAATCTGAGTGCCAATATGGATGTGTTGGTGGCGCTGGGCACATCAGCTGCCTATTTTTACAGTGTCTGGCTTACCTTCAAATTTGGTGCAATGGCAGCGCATGATGGTCTGTATTTTGAAACCAGTGCGGTACTGATTACCCTGATCTTGCTGGGGAAATGGTTTGAAGCAAGAGCCAAAGGCCATACTTCAGAGGCCATTCGCAAACTATTAAAACTGCAACCTCAACAGGCATTACGCGAATCAGCAGATGGTCAGACCCAATTGGTTTCGGTAAAAGAGTTACAGCAGGGCGATATCGTGCAGATTAAACCCGGTCAACAGATCCCGGTTGATGGCGTGATAGTCGAAGGTCAATCGGCTGTAGATGAATCCATGTTGACCGGTGAAAGCATGCCGGTGGAAAAAAGCGTCAATGACAAAGTGGTTGGTGCCACCTTTAATAAAAATGGTTTTTTACGGGTTCGTGCTACCCATCTGGGTGAAGACGCTGCCCTGGCCCGGATTGTCCGGGTGGTTGAACAGGCACAGGGCTCCAAAGCCCCCATTCAGCGTCTGGCTGATAAGGTATCGGGTGTATTTGTCCCGGTGGTTGTGGTGATAGCCCTGATTACTTTTTTGCTCTGGTGGTTATGGTTTACCCCTGGTGATATTGGCAGAGCTTTGGAAACCATGGTGGCTGTGCTGGTTATCGCCTGTCCTTGCGCTCTGGGACTGGCTACACCAACCTCGATTATGGCTGGGTCAGGGCGGGCGGCTGAGGCTGGCATTTTATTCAAGCAGGCCGATACGCTGGAATTAACTCAATCATTGACGGCAATTGTGTTTGATAAAACAGGTACGTTGACCCAGGGCAAACCAGCATTAACCGATTTTTTGCTAGCAGAAGATTATGAAAAATCGGTTATCGCTGGCATCGTCATCGCCATTGAAAGCAAATCAGAACATCCACTGGCACAGGCTATTGTTGATGGATTAAAAGCCCAAAATACCCAGAATGTGCTGGTTGAGAATTTTACTGCTCTTAGTGGTTATGGGGTGATGGGTAATGCTGAGGTGTACGGCAAAACCTCCCAAATCCGTTTGGGAACCAAAAAACTGATGCAGGATCACGATATGGATATGGGGGATTGGCAAACTCAGCAGCAGCAACTGGAAAAACAGGGAAAAACCGCCATGTTGATTGCAGTAGATCAGCGGGTAATTGGCTTGCTGGCGGTGGCTGATACGATTCGGGATACCGCCAAACCAGCGATTAGCGCTTTAAAAAAACGCGGCTTGCAGGTCATTATGTTGACCGGAGATAATCAGCTTACAGCGGATGCCATTGCGCTTGAGCTGGGTATTGATAAGGTAATTGCCGAAGTTTTGCCGGAACACAAAGCCGATAAAATCCGTGAATTACGTCAGCAGGGGCAGGTCGTGGCAATGGTGGGGGATGGTATTAATGATGCCCCGGCACTGGCTGAAGCAGATGTTGGTATTGCAATGGGAAGTGGTACCGATGTGGCGATTGAAACAGCGGATATCGCGTTGATGCGGACCGATTTAAACGCTGTGGATGCGGCAATTCAGTTAAGTCATCTGACCGTGCGAAACATTCGTCAGAATCTGTTCTGGGCATTTGGCTACAATTCTTTGGGCATTCCAATTGCAGCAGCAGGCTTGTTGGCTCCCTGGGTGGCTGGCGCAGCTATGGCGTTTAGTTCACTTTCTGTTGTGTTAAATGCGTTAAGACTGCAGCGGGTAAAAACACACTCTAGTTCATAA
- the ccoG gene encoding cytochrome c oxidase accessory protein CcoG: MTEQPIHFMEKNGDIYEEMADWDVNAGGEKIVAKRMSGRFRNLKWFGMSIWLFYFIVPYIRWKDKQAVLLDIPNRQFHFFELTIFPQDIWMLSLTLLFFAILLAAVTSIAGRVFCGYFCFQTVWTDIYTWIEGKFEGDTPQKQLRFKQAPWSIRKLLKKISKHTLWLAIALLTGLTFSAWFTDAFELWRDVLSLQAHLAVWIVMAIFTTFTYVFAGFMREQVCFWLCPYARLQGVMYDQNTILPAYDAERGEPRGKLKKGETDPSKGSCIDCKLCVNVCPTGIDIRKGQQEGCITCGMCIDACDSVMDKINEPRGLIRYASYAELQGHSKPQPLYKRPRVIIYSLILLASLAGIAYGFLSLSATDFSVRPDRQPLFVQLSDGSIQNRYTLKLLNKQNVPIEVQYQIEGMAGASLHGLHDTYRIEPAKVHTVTALVRVTESELQSGISPLTFNVKVVEGAQSDISYQTIFTAPKEKER; this comes from the coding sequence ATGACTGAACAACCTATTCACTTTATGGAAAAAAATGGTGATATTTATGAGGAAATGGCTGATTGGGATGTGAATGCCGGTGGCGAGAAAATTGTTGCCAAACGCATGTCAGGCCGTTTTCGTAATCTTAAATGGTTTGGTATGTCGATTTGGCTATTTTACTTCATAGTGCCATACATTCGTTGGAAGGATAAACAAGCCGTATTACTGGATATTCCTAATCGTCAGTTTCATTTTTTTGAGTTGACGATTTTCCCACAGGATATCTGGATGCTTTCACTGACCTTGCTGTTTTTTGCCATTCTGCTGGCAGCGGTTACCAGTATTGCCGGTCGGGTTTTTTGTGGTTATTTTTGTTTTCAGACGGTATGGACGGATATCTATACCTGGATTGAAGGCAAGTTTGAAGGTGATACTCCCCAAAAACAATTGCGTTTCAAACAAGCACCTTGGTCGATCAGGAAACTTCTGAAAAAAATCAGTAAACACACTTTATGGCTGGCTATTGCCTTGTTAACCGGGCTGACATTTTCAGCCTGGTTCACAGATGCGTTTGAATTATGGCGAGATGTGTTGAGTTTACAGGCACATCTTGCAGTATGGATTGTGATGGCAATCTTTACCACTTTCACTTATGTCTTTGCCGGTTTTATGCGTGAACAGGTCTGTTTCTGGTTGTGTCCCTATGCCCGCTTACAGGGGGTTATGTATGATCAGAATACGATTTTGCCCGCCTATGATGCCGAGCGGGGCGAGCCACGTGGCAAACTTAAAAAAGGTGAGACCGATCCGAGTAAGGGCAGCTGCATAGATTGCAAACTTTGTGTCAATGTCTGCCCGACCGGGATTGATATTCGTAAAGGTCAGCAGGAAGGTTGTATTACCTGTGGCATGTGCATTGATGCCTGCGATTCAGTGATGGATAAAATCAATGAACCCCGTGGTTTGATTCGTTATGCTTCCTATGCCGAGCTGCAAGGTCACAGTAAACCGCAACCCCTGTACAAGCGTCCACGGGTGATTATTTACAGCTTGATCCTGCTGGCGTCATTGGCTGGTATTGCCTATGGCTTTTTATCACTATCTGCCACGGATTTCAGTGTCAGACCAGATCGTCAGCCACTGTTTGTGCAACTTAGCGATGGTTCGATCCAGAATCGATATACACTGAAATTGCTCAACAAACAGAACGTACCGATTGAGGTTCAATATCAGATTGAAGGTATGGCGGGTGCGAGCCTGCACGGATTGCATGACACCTATAGGATTGAACCAGCCAAAGTGCATACGGTGACCGCCCTGGTTCGGGTAACAGAGTCCGAGCTGCAAAGCGGTATCAGTCCTTTGACATTTAATGTCAAAGTGGTCGAAGGTGCGCAATCCGACATTTCCTATCAAACGATTTTTACCGCACCCAAAGAGAAGGAGAGATAA